The DNA region CGGCCCCGACGAGACAGTCCGCCCGCTCGGCCGGAGCGGAGGCGAGCGCCACCGCGTCCCAGAGCGCGGCGGCGGCGTCCTCGCGGAGCCCCTGGTCCCGGTACACGAGAGCGGCCCGCGTCAGCACCCGTGCCCTCGGCGCCGCGGCTCCCTTCGGCAGCCGGACGAGCCTGGCCAGCGCCTTGTCCGCGGCCTTGAACTCCCCGAGCCCCCGGTACGCGTCGATCAACGCCGGATAGGCCGTCCACCGCTTCGGCGAGGCGGCCACCGAGGCCTCGCCCCACTTCCGCGCCGCCCGGAAGTCGTGCCGGGCGTTGGCGAGCGCGGCGAGACCGTCGAGCGCCTCCACGTTCTTCTTCGGCTTCGCCCGCAACGACGTACGCAGCGCCTTCTCGGCCTTCGGGTAGAACCGCGCCTCGCCGGTCCGCTCGCCCCGCTCCGCATACGCCGCGCCGAGCACCGCCCACGACCGCACATCACCCGGATGGGCCCGCAGATGCGCCTCGCGGTCCCCGATCAGGGCGACCAGATCGGGCAGTGAGGCGGGCGCCCCGGCCCCGACGGCGGTCTCGGCCCGAGCCACCGGACCGGGTGCGGGCGGCGGCCCGTCCCGCTCGGGGGGCGCCACCATCAGCACACCGCCCAGCACGGCACACCCCGCCACGGCACCGACGAGCGCCCACCCCTTGGCCGAACCCGGACCACCCGAGGGACGGCCCGCCGGGCCACCCGCCGGACCGTCCGCCGAACCCGAGGCCAGCTCTTTTCCCATGCCGCTCTCCATGCCGCTCACTGTGCGCCAATACGAAGAGCACACCCGGCCACCACCCCGGCGCGGAAAGCCCCTCGCGGGCGGGGTTCACACCGATGGCCCCGAGTGCGACGCTGTGATCATGAGCCGTATCGAAGCCCGTCCCGATGAAGACACCGTGGCACCGGGCAGCCTCGCCGAACGTCTCCTCGTGGGCCTGCCGGACGAGGCGGTCCTCACCGACCCGGACGTCACCAGCTCGTACGCCAACGACATGGCCAGCTTCTGCGAGGCCGGCACCCCCGCCGTCGTGGTGCTGCCGCGCACCGTCGAGCAGGTCCAGCACGTCATGCGCGTCGCGACCGAACTGCGCGTCCCGGTCGTCCCGCAGGGCGCCCGTACGGGCCTGTCGGGCGCCGCCAACGCCTCCGAGGGCTGCATCGTGCTGTCCCTCGTCAAGATGGACCGGATCCTGGAGATCAGCCCGGTCGACCGGATCGCGGTGGTGGAGCCGGGCGTCATCAACGCCACGCTCTCCCGCGCCGTCAACGAACACGGCCTCTACTACCCGCCGGACCCCTCCAGCTGGGAGATGTGCACGATCGGCGGCAACATCGGCACGGCGTCCGGCGGCCTGTGCTGTGTGAAGTACGGGGTGACGGCCGAGTACGTCCTCGGCCTGGACGTGGTTCTCGCCGACGGCCGCCTGATGTCCACCGGCCGCCGTACGGCGAAGGGCGTCGCCGGATACGACCTGACCCGCCTCCTCGTCGGCTCGGAGGGCTCGCTCGGCATCGTCGTACGGGCCACCCTCGCCCTGAAGCCGCAGCCGCCCCAACAGCTGGTGCTGGCCGCCGAGTTCGCCTCCGCCGCGGCAGCCTGCGACGCGGTCTGCCGGATCATGGAGGGCGGCCATGTGCCGTCCCTCCTCGAACTGATGGACCGTACGACGGTGAAGGCCGTCAACGACATGGCGAACATGGGCCTGCCGGAGTCCACCGAGGCCCTGCTCCTCGCCGCCTTCGACACCCTCGACCCGGCCGCCGACCTGACGGCCGTGGGCGCGCTCTGCGAGGCGGCCGGCGCCACACAGGTCGTACCGGCGGACGACGCGGCCGAGTCCGAACTGCTGCTCCAGGCCCGCCGGTTGTCCCTCACCGGCCTCGAAGCGGTCAAGGGCACGACGATGATCGACGACGTGTGCGTACCGCGCTCGAAGCTCGCCGAGATGCTCGAAGGGGTCGACCGGATCGCCGAGAAGTACCAGCTGACCATCGGCGTCGTCGCACACGCCGGAGACGGCAACACCCACCCGACCGTCTGCTTCGACGCGGGCGACCCCGACGAGTCCCGCCGCGCCCGCGAGTCCTTCGACGAGATCATGGCCCTCGGCCTGGAGCTCGGCGGCACGATCACCGGCGAGCACGGTGTGGGTGTCCTCAAGAAGGAGTGGCTGGCGCGCGAGATCGGCCCGGTGGGCGTGGAGATGCAGCGGGCGATCAAGACGGCGTTCGACCCGCTCGGCATCCTCAACCCCGGCAAGCTCTTCTGAGCCACCTCCTCCGCTTCTCGCGCCCCTCCGTCTCACTCCCCGTCCTTGGACTCGTCCGAGGGCCAGGGGTCGCGCAGCCAGAGATCGTCGGCCGGGGTGGGCGCGAGCAGCTCGGCGAGGCCGTCGTCGATACCGAGCTGTTCGGCCTCGGTACCCGGCGGCACCGCCCGCAGGGTGCGCTCCAGCCAGGCCGACACCTGCGCGGCGGGCGCTTCGAGGAGGGCGTCCCCGTCGGGTGAACTCAGCGCCATCAGGACGACGCTCCGTCCGGCGACCTTCGTCGGCCACACCCGCACATCCCCGTGCCCGCACGGCCGGAACACCCCCTCTACGAGCAGCTCGCGCGCGAACGTCCAGTTCACGGGGTGGTCCGAGCCGATGTGGAAGGCCATGTGGACGGCGTACGGATCGTCGGTGCGGTAGCTCAGCCGGGCCGGGACCGGGATGCTTCGCTCGGGGGACAGGACCAGTTTCAGTTCGAGCTCGCGCTCCACCACGGTGTTCATGTCGTGCGTTTCCTCTCGTCCAGTGGCCCTGTGGGCGGGCCCGTACGAGTGGAGAGGGCGCGGGCCGCGCAGCATTACGCGGGTTCGCGGAACTTTTTCCGAAGGCACCGGCACACGACCGGCAGACACAAGCAGCACACGGCCGACAGAGACGGTCAGCACACGGCCGGCAGACGGTCGGCACCCGACCGGAAGCGGCCGGAAAACGTGGCGGAACCTTGCTCGAAGGGGGTAGGTACGCCAGGAGCGGCAGTGGTGCTTGCGCCCGTCTGATAGATGTGGACGCTCAACACGACCCCCGAGCAGATACGGGACGACGGACATGAGCGCCCCAACCCCGGCCCCCGGCGACGACAGGCCCCGCGAAGGGTATTACCCGGACCCCTCCATTCCCGGATATGTCCGGTACTGGAACGGTGCCGCGTGGGTGCCGGGCACCAGCCGGCCGGCGCCGTCCGGAGGCGAGCCGATCTCGTCGCCCGCGGACGAACGGTCCGTGCCCGCCTCCACGGAGGAGACGGGCCCGCACTTCTTCGACGAGGACCCGCCGGCCGCGAGCCCGTCGCCCGCCGACGCCCAGCACGGCAGCCGGCCCGAACCCGCGACCGCGTGGGGCGCCGACCGCTCACGACAGACCGGCTTCGGCGGCGATCCGGACCGCCGGATCCGCTGGGGCAAGCCCGATCCGCGGGTGCCCACCGAGGAGCCGGCCGAGTCCGCCGGCTCCTCCCTGCCGTCCCAGCCCGACGGCAGGTCGGACCACACGGACGGTATGGCCACGTTCCACTCGTCCGAGTCCGAGTCCCGGGCCGATTCCGATGCCGGGTCCGACGGAGGCTCAGGGGCCCTCAAGCCGCCGGGCTCCGGCGGCACGGTGGTGTTCCGCAGGCCCACCGGACCGGTGCGGCCGACCGGAGCCGGCAACGCGGCGGGCTCCGCAGGACCCGGGGGCGCCGGGGGCACGGACAGGGCCGACGGGCCGGCCGGGGGAGCGGGCACGGCGGGAGCCATGGGCGCCGGGCGCGCGCATGTCTCGGGCGGCGATCGTTCGGGCGGTGTCCCCGGCTCCCGTGAACCCCTCGCCTCCGAGGGCACAATGGCCTTCAGGGCCGTGTCACCGCGCGGGGGACAGCAGCGCGGGGCCCAGCCCTCCGCCGCCCAGTCCCCGGCGGCCCAGGCAGCCGCGGCTCAGGCCCAAACAGCCGCCCCCCAGGGCCCCGCAGCCGCCTCCCCGGCCGCCCCCGCCACCCCTCAGCAGTCGACCCCTCAGCGGTCCACCCCCGATACCCCTCCGCAGTCCGGCTCCGGCGCCCCCATGGCCGCGGGTGCCGGTGGCGGGCAGCCCTCCTGGGCCCAGCAGGTGCACCGCCTGGCCGGGCCGGAGGGCGACCAGCCCGTCGTGCCGTGGAAGCCGGTGCGGGAGGACCCGTTCCAGGCGGCGGCCCGCTCGCAGGCGAACGCCCGCCCGGCGGGGCTCGGCAAGCGCCTGGCGGCCAGACTCGTGGACACGATCGTGCTGGCCGCCGTCACCGGCGCGGCCGCCGTTCCGCTGGGCACCAGGGCCCTCGACCACGTCAACGAGAAGATCGACGCGGCCAAGCTGTCGGGCGAGACCGTCACGGTCTGGCTCCTTGACGGCACCACCGCGGTCTACCTCGGCATCATCCTCGCCGTACTGCTCCTCTTCGGTGTCCTCTACGAGGCGTTGCCCACCGCCAAGTGGGGCCGCACCCTCGGCAAGAAGCTGTGCGGCCTCCAGGTGCGGGACATCGAGGGCGGCGACCCGCCGTCGTTCGGTCTGGCGCTGCGCCGCTGGCTCGTCTACAGCGTTCCCGGCCTTCTCGCCATCGGTGTCCTGGGTGTCCTGTGGGGCGCGTTCGACCGCCCGTGGCGCCAGTGCTGGCACGACAAGGCGGCCCACACGTTCGTCGCGGGCTGACCGGTCCCCCGGACGGCCGCCCCCCATTGCGCAGTCGGGGGGTTCGCGGTCGACTCGGGATATGACGACCGAGCCGCCGCCCCCGCCGGATGACGATCCGTTCAAGAAGAAGCCGCCGGACGAGGGCTCGTCCGGACAGCAGCCGCCGCCACCCGGCGAGGGCCCGCCGTTCGACCCCTCGTACGGCAACGAGCCCCCGCCGGGCACCGGTTCCCCGTACGGCGCCACTCCGCCGCCACCGCCCTACGGCGGCGGTGACCCGTACGGCAGCGGTGGTGGTGACCCCTACGGCGGCGGCCCGTACGGCAACGACCCGCTGGCCGGGATGCCTCCGCTCGCCGACAGCGGCAAGCGCACGCTCGCGCGGATCATCGACATGATCCTCGTCGTCATCGTGGTGTGGCTGGTGACGTGGGCCTTCAACGTCAACGAGTACGACGTGGACACGGACAGGATCGACTACGGCAGGTCGTTCGGCCAGTCGCTGATCGCCGCGGTGCTCTACGTCGGCTACGACACCGTCATGACCGCGAGGGCGGGGCAGACCCTCGGCAAGAAGTGGCTGCACCTGCGGGTGGCGAACCTCGACAACGGCTCCACGCCCTCCGTGCAGACCTCGCTGGTCCGTGCGCTGGTCCTGTGGCTGCCGTTCGCGTTCTGCTGCGCGTGCATCTGGACCGCGATCGCGGGTGGTTGGAGCTTCTTCGACAAGCCCTACAAGCAGGGCCTGCACGACAAGGCGGCCAAGACGGTGGTGGTCAGCACGGGCTGAGTTCCACGGGAGTCGGCATGGGCCGAGTCCCCAGGCGGCGCAAACGACCGGCGGGTCCGTGGTCAACGGGCCCGCCGGTTCGCGTTGCGGTTGGGGGCGGGCTCAGGCGCGCTCGCGGACCGGCTCGGACGCCCTGGCGGCCGCGACGGTCTCGCGCCGCACCGGAACCCGGTGTTCCGAGAGGGTGACGGACGCGGGCCGGGCAACGGACGCCGTCGGCAGGGCGGGCTTCGGTACGGGAACCGTCATGGCCACGAGGAGGCCGAGCACGAGGGCGGAGAGTGCGATCACCACGACTCCCAGGCCCGAACTCGTCTGTGACAGCAGCAGCATGGCGAGAGTGGAGAAGATCACGGTGCAGGAACCGTAGGCGAGCTGTGCGGCGGTCGGACGAGGCATGGCTATTCCGATCCTCGGGGTGGGGGTCTCCCCCCGTGCCTCTCGCGATGGGGGAGGGTGCGGATAAGAATCTGGGGTTCGACAACGGTGTCCGGTTGGCAAACCACCGGAAATCCGGCGAGCCGCCAACCGACTCTAATCGGCTGTCTGCCCGAGCGGAACGAGCAGTAAGCGTGACCTAACCCACGGTGCCGGTGCACAGGGGGCGCACGGAGTCATGACGTCCATCAAGTGGACGTTCGAACGCGCCTGTTGATTCGTACACCGTTCTTCCGTGAGCGGACGGATGTCCTTGCGCGGCGCACGACCGCCGGTGCATAGCTCACTTGACCTGTTCAAGTCAAGATCTGTCTTTTCTCCTGCAACTCCGATCGAATGTCGTCACTTGTGACGCGCATAGAGCGCGCGCGGACTCCATGACCTGGACACCCCTCCATTCCGCGCGCCCGGGCGCGGGGGAGGACTGCATCAAGTGACCAGCAGACCATGGACGTTCAGAGCAGCCGCGGTGGGTGTGTCGCTCGCAGCGGCCGCTGCCACGTTCTCGACCTTCGCGGTGGCGCAGGCCGCTGCCGGCGATCAGCCGGCCGCGGCGGCGGGCCGTCAGGATCCGGCCGCGAACCGGCAGGACCCGGCACGCGCCGAGAACCACACCGATCGCGAGCACGACCTGAAGGGCCCGCTGACCGAACGTCAGGAGGCCCAGCGCGAAGAGGCGCTCAAGCAGGTCATATCCGGCGACGCCACCGTCAGGAACCGCGGCGGCTCGCAGGTCGTGAAACTCCAGGACGGCAAGTACGTCGAGCTCGGCCGGGAGAAGACCGACCAGATCTTCACGATCCTCGTGGAGTTCGGCGACAAGACGGACCCCCGCTACGGCGGCACCCCGGGTCCCCTGCACAACCAGATAGCCGAGCCGGACCGCTCCGAGGACAACAGCACGGCCTGGCAGGCGGACTACAACAAGAAGCACTTCGAAGAGCTCTACTTCGGCACCGGCAAGGGTGTCGAGTCGATGAAGAAGTACTACGAGAAGCAGTCCTCGGGCCGCTACTCCATCGGCGGCGCGGTCTCCGACTGGGTCAAGGTGCCCTACAACGAGGCCCGTTACGGCTCCAACAAGTGCGAGCCCGACACCTGCGCGTGGAACGCCGTCGCCGACGGTGTCACCGCCTGGGCCGACGCCCAGAAGGCGGCCGGCAAGTCCGACGCCGACATCAAGTCCGAGCTGGCCGCCTACGACAAGTGGGACCGCAACGACTTCGACGCCGACGGCAACTTCAACGAGCCCGACGGCTACATCGACCACTTCCAGATCGTGCACGCCGGCGAGGACGAGTCCGCGGGCGGCGGCGCCCAGGGCGAGGACGCCATCTGGGCCCACCGCTGGTACGCGTTCGGCACGGACGCCGGCGCCACCGGCCCCACGGGCAACAAGATGGGCGGGGCGCAGATCGGCAGCTCCGGCATCTGGGTCGGCGACTACACCATCCAGCCGGAGAACGGCGGACTCGGCGTCTTCGCCCACGAGTACGGCCACGACCTCGGTCTGCCGGACCACTACGACACCACCAACACCGCCGAGAACTCCACCGGGTTCTGGACGCTGATGTCGTCCGGCTCCTGGCTCGGCGAGGGCAAGGGCACCATCGGTGACCTGCCCGGCGACATGACCGCCTGGGACAAACTCCAGCTCGGCTGGCTGAAGTACGACACGGCCAAGGCCGCGACGCGCTCCACCCACAAGCTGGGCCTGGCGGAGTACAACACCAAGAACGCCCAGGCGCTGGTGGTCGAACTGCCCGAGAAGGAGGTCACCAACCCGGTGGTCACCCCGGCTCAGGGCGACACCCAGTGGTGGAGCGGCAGCGGCGACGACCTCAAGAACACGCTGACCCGTTCCGTCGACCTCACCGGCAAGTCCTCGGCCGCGCTGACCCTCGACGGCTGGTACGACATCGAGACCGACTTCGACTACCTCTACACCGAGGTCTCGACCGACGGCGCCAACTGGACGCCGCTGGACGGCACGGTCGACGGCGCGGCCCTCCCGCGCGACGGCAGTGGCAAGCCCGCGCTGACCGGCACCGTGGACGCGTACAAGAAGCTCTCGTTCCCGCTCGACGCCTACGCGGGCAAGAAGTTCGACCTCCGCTTCCGCTACCAGACCGACGGCGGGGTGGCCCAGAAGGGCTTCGCGGCCGACGTGATCACGGTGACGGCCGACGGTTCGCCGGTCTTCTCGGACAACGCCGAGACCGCCGACGCCGCCTGGAAGACCGACGGCTTCTCCCGCATCGGCGCGGCCGTCACGGACGACTACGCGCAGTACTACATCGCCGAGAACCGCCAGTACGTGTCGTACGACAAGACCCTCAAGTCCGGCCCGTACAACTTCGGCTTCTCGACCACGCGCCCGTCCTGGGTGGAGCACTTCCCGTACCAGAACGGTCTGCTGATCTGGAAGTGGGACACCTCCCAGAACGACAACAACGTCAGCCAGCACGCGGGCTCCGGTCTGCTGCTGCCGGTGGACGCCCACCCGAAGCCGCTGAAGTGGTCCGACGGCACGCTGATGCGCACCCGCATCCAGTCGTACGACTCGCCCTTCAGCTCGTACCGGACGGACGCCCTCAGGCTGCACAAGGCGGACGTCGCCACGAAGATCCCGTCGCTTCCGGGCAACCGGATCTTCGACGACCACAAGAACACGTACTACGACGAGACCAACCCGACCTCGGGCGTCCGCGTCACTGACACCAACACCAAGATCGCGATCGTGAAGGAGCCGCGCGACGGCTCGACGATCACGGTGAAGGTCTCCGCCGCGACGAAGTAAAAGCCATAACTGCAGGTCAAGCCATGATCGGCCGCGACCCCCTGGCGGGTCGCGGCCGATCGTGTTTAGGTGCGTGCTGTGACTCTCTTATTGACACTGGTTCTCACGGGGGTGTGACTGCATGGCCGCAGGAGGTTTCTGCAAGCTGCCGAACGGCACGGTGGTGGTGGCGTTGAACCTGCCACGACCACTCGCCGCGGGCAGCGGCTCGGTACGCGTGCTCGTGCACGCCCAGAACCGCGCCCGCGCCCTGACGCGGCTGCGCAACCTGGGCATGCGGGCGGTGTACCTGCGCGGCAACGCGGAGCCCCCGACCCCGGACGAGATCACCGCGGTCCTGCATCATCCCGACGGCCTCATATGGCGCACGGCACCCGGTGCGGACGCTTGCGCGGCCGAGCTGTGGCATCCGATCCGGGCGCTGATGCGGCGTACGGCCACGCCGCAGGGGTTCTAGGCCGGGCCTCGGACCGGGCAGGGGTGCGCGGGCCGCTGCCGGTTCAGACGACCGGCTTGCCGCTCAGTTCCACGCCCGCGGCGCTCAGCTCCTCCAGGGCCCGCTCGGTGGTCTCCTCGGCCACGCCGGCCGTGAGGTCGAGCAGGACCTGCGTACGGAAGCCCTCGCGGGCCGCGTCCAGGGCGGTGGCGCGGACGCAGTGGTCGGTGGCGATGCCCACCACGTCGACCTCGGTGATCTCGCGGGCGCGCAGCCAGTCGCCCAGCGTCACGCCGTTCTCGTCGGCGCCCTCGAAGCCGCTGTACGCCGCCGCGTACGCCCCCTTGTCGAAGACGGCGTCGATCGCGCCGGAGGCGACCGCCGGGGCGAAGTTCGGGTGGAAGCCGACGCCCTCGGTGCCCGCCACGCAGTGCGCCGGCCAGGAGTGGACGTAGTCGGGGTTGTCGGCGAAGTGGCCGCCGGGGGCGATGTGGTGGTCGCGGGTCGCCACGACGTGGCGGTAGCCCGCGGGGGCCTGCCCGATCAGCTCCGTGATCGCGGCGGCGACATCGGCTCCGCCGGACACGGCGAGGCTGCCGCCTTCGCAGAAGTCGTTCTGCACGTCTACGACGATCAAGGCGCGGCGCATGTCGGTGTCCTTCTGCGGGTTGTAGTGGGCTGATCGTGCAGTTCCCCGCGCCCCTGGCGGGGCGTGACCGTGTGACCGAGTCGTTGCCGTTGCATTCCCGCTCCTCGTCCGTTCATGCCCGTTCGGGCTCGGGGTGGCCTGAGGTGTGCCCCCGGGTGTTCCTCGGATCCGGTCCCACCTGGCTCATACGTACTCGGTCGGAATGACGGCTTCCCCGCGGGAGAGCTGGGTCGCCGAGAGGGGCAGGTTCGCGCGGGCGGCCGCGTGCCGGTCGCGTACGACGTCCAGGGGCTCGCGGGCGAGGACCTGGCCGCCCTTGACGAGCTCCACCAGGAGCTGACGGTCGCTGAGCTCGGCCGGGACGGCCCCGAGGCCGATCACCTCGGCCTCGGCGACCCCGTACGGGTCGAGCCGCCGCGCGGCCCATTTGCGGCCGCCGATGGACGTCTTGCCGCCCGTCGACTTCTTGGCCACCGGAACCAGCGGAGCCTTCGGGTCCGCGGACTCGGCACGGGCGACGAGCTTGTAGACCATCGAACAGGTCGGATGGCCGGATCCCGTCACCAGCTGCGTGCCCACGCCGTACGCGTCCACGGGCGCCGCGGCCAGCGAGGCGATCGCGTACTCGTCCAGGTCCGAGGTCACGATGATGCGGGTGTTCGTGGCGCCCAGCTCGTCCAGCTGCTGGCGTACCCGGTGCGCCACGAGCAGCAGGTCACCGGAGTCGATGCGGACGGCCCCCAGCTCGGGTCCGGCCACCTCGACGGCCAGCCGGACGGCCTCGGCGACGTCGTACGTGTCGACCAGCAGCGTCGTGCCCCGGCCGAGCGAGTCCACCTGGGCCTGGAAGGCGTCCCGCTCGCTGTCGTGGAGGAGCGTGAAGGCATGGGCGCTGGTGCCGACGGTCGGAATGCCGTAACGGAAGCCGGCTGCCAGGTCGGAGGTGGTCGTGAAGCCACCGACGTACGCCGCCCGGGACGCCGCCACCGCGGCCAGTTCGTGGGTGCGGCGGGCGCCCATCTCGATCAGCGGGCGCTCCCCGGCGGCCGAGGCCATCCGGGAGGCGGCGGCCGCGATCGCCGAGTCGTGGTTGAGGATGGAGAGGATCACCGTCTCCAGGAGCACGCACTCCGCGAAGGAGCCCTCGACCCGCAGGATCGGCGACCCGGGGAAGTACACCTCGCCCTCGGGGTAGCCCCAGACGGCGCCGCTGAAGCGGTAGGAGGCCAGCCATTCCAGGGTCGGCTCGTCCACCACACGGCGCTCGCGCAGAAAGCCGAGGACGTCCGCGTCGAAGCGGAAGTTCTCGATCGCGTCCAGCACCCGTCCGGTCCCCGCCACGACACCGTAGCGGCGGCCCTCGGGCAGCCGGCGCGTGAAGACCTCGAAGACCGAGCGCCGGTCG from Streptomyces sp. NBC_00258 includes:
- a CDS encoding tetratricopeptide repeat protein, with protein sequence MGKELASGSADGPAGGPAGRPSGGPGSAKGWALVGAVAGCAVLGGVLMVAPPERDGPPPAPGPVARAETAVGAGAPASLPDLVALIGDREAHLRAHPGDVRSWAVLGAAYAERGERTGEARFYPKAEKALRTSLRAKPKKNVEALDGLAALANARHDFRAARKWGEASVAASPKRWTAYPALIDAYRGLGEFKAADKALARLVRLPKGAAAPRARVLTRAALVYRDQGLREDAAAALWDAVALASAPAERADCLVGAGELAWERGEPAESLRAFEAAVRADPDGHAALAGQGRALAALGRTSEAVRAYRAASEKRALPRYAWELGELYESLGLGDEARAQYDVVRERVREGAAGGVNTDLVAGLFEADHGDPKAAVRLLRDEWERHPSAAVADALGWALHRAGQHEDALVFATKATDKEHVGAVRSAPYAYHRGMIERQSKLEGPARRHLEEALRISPYFSPLGVPAAKEALGALGPV
- a CDS encoding FAD-binding oxidoreductase codes for the protein MIMSRIEARPDEDTVAPGSLAERLLVGLPDEAVLTDPDVTSSYANDMASFCEAGTPAVVVLPRTVEQVQHVMRVATELRVPVVPQGARTGLSGAANASEGCIVLSLVKMDRILEISPVDRIAVVEPGVINATLSRAVNEHGLYYPPDPSSWEMCTIGGNIGTASGGLCCVKYGVTAEYVLGLDVVLADGRLMSTGRRTAKGVAGYDLTRLLVGSEGSLGIVVRATLALKPQPPQQLVLAAEFASAAAACDAVCRIMEGGHVPSLLELMDRTTVKAVNDMANMGLPESTEALLLAAFDTLDPAADLTAVGALCEAAGATQVVPADDAAESELLLQARRLSLTGLEAVKGTTMIDDVCVPRSKLAEMLEGVDRIAEKYQLTIGVVAHAGDGNTHPTVCFDAGDPDESRRARESFDEIMALGLELGGTITGEHGVGVLKKEWLAREIGPVGVEMQRAIKTAFDPLGILNPGKLF
- a CDS encoding SsgA family sporulation/cell division regulator: MNTVVERELELKLVLSPERSIPVPARLSYRTDDPYAVHMAFHIGSDHPVNWTFARELLVEGVFRPCGHGDVRVWPTKVAGRSVVLMALSSPDGDALLEAPAAQVSAWLERTLRAVPPGTEAEQLGIDDGLAELLAPTPADDLWLRDPWPSDESKDGE
- a CDS encoding RDD family protein — its product is MSAPTPAPGDDRPREGYYPDPSIPGYVRYWNGAAWVPGTSRPAPSGGEPISSPADERSVPASTEETGPHFFDEDPPAASPSPADAQHGSRPEPATAWGADRSRQTGFGGDPDRRIRWGKPDPRVPTEEPAESAGSSLPSQPDGRSDHTDGMATFHSSESESRADSDAGSDGGSGALKPPGSGGTVVFRRPTGPVRPTGAGNAAGSAGPGGAGGTDRADGPAGGAGTAGAMGAGRAHVSGGDRSGGVPGSREPLASEGTMAFRAVSPRGGQQRGAQPSAAQSPAAQAAAAQAQTAAPQGPAAASPAAPATPQQSTPQRSTPDTPPQSGSGAPMAAGAGGGQPSWAQQVHRLAGPEGDQPVVPWKPVREDPFQAAARSQANARPAGLGKRLAARLVDTIVLAAVTGAAAVPLGTRALDHVNEKIDAAKLSGETVTVWLLDGTTAVYLGIILAVLLLFGVLYEALPTAKWGRTLGKKLCGLQVRDIEGGDPPSFGLALRRWLVYSVPGLLAIGVLGVLWGAFDRPWRQCWHDKAAHTFVAG
- a CDS encoding RDD family protein, whose protein sequence is MTTEPPPPPDDDPFKKKPPDEGSSGQQPPPPGEGPPFDPSYGNEPPPGTGSPYGATPPPPPYGGGDPYGSGGGDPYGGGPYGNDPLAGMPPLADSGKRTLARIIDMILVVIVVWLVTWAFNVNEYDVDTDRIDYGRSFGQSLIAAVLYVGYDTVMTARAGQTLGKKWLHLRVANLDNGSTPSVQTSLVRALVLWLPFAFCCACIWTAIAGGWSFFDKPYKQGLHDKAAKTVVVSTG
- a CDS encoding immune inhibitor A domain-containing protein; its protein translation is MTSRPWTFRAAAVGVSLAAAAATFSTFAVAQAAAGDQPAAAAGRQDPAANRQDPARAENHTDREHDLKGPLTERQEAQREEALKQVISGDATVRNRGGSQVVKLQDGKYVELGREKTDQIFTILVEFGDKTDPRYGGTPGPLHNQIAEPDRSEDNSTAWQADYNKKHFEELYFGTGKGVESMKKYYEKQSSGRYSIGGAVSDWVKVPYNEARYGSNKCEPDTCAWNAVADGVTAWADAQKAAGKSDADIKSELAAYDKWDRNDFDADGNFNEPDGYIDHFQIVHAGEDESAGGGAQGEDAIWAHRWYAFGTDAGATGPTGNKMGGAQIGSSGIWVGDYTIQPENGGLGVFAHEYGHDLGLPDHYDTTNTAENSTGFWTLMSSGSWLGEGKGTIGDLPGDMTAWDKLQLGWLKYDTAKAATRSTHKLGLAEYNTKNAQALVVELPEKEVTNPVVTPAQGDTQWWSGSGDDLKNTLTRSVDLTGKSSAALTLDGWYDIETDFDYLYTEVSTDGANWTPLDGTVDGAALPRDGSGKPALTGTVDAYKKLSFPLDAYAGKKFDLRFRYQTDGGVAQKGFAADVITVTADGSPVFSDNAETADAAWKTDGFSRIGAAVTDDYAQYYIAENRQYVSYDKTLKSGPYNFGFSTTRPSWVEHFPYQNGLLIWKWDTSQNDNNVSQHAGSGLLLPVDAHPKPLKWSDGTLMRTRIQSYDSPFSSYRTDALRLHKADVATKIPSLPGNRIFDDHKNTYYDETNPTSGVRVTDTNTKIAIVKEPRDGSTITVKVSAATK
- a CDS encoding nicotinamidase yields the protein MRRALIVVDVQNDFCEGGSLAVSGGADVAAAITELIGQAPAGYRHVVATRDHHIAPGGHFADNPDYVHSWPAHCVAGTEGVGFHPNFAPAVASGAIDAVFDKGAYAAAYSGFEGADENGVTLGDWLRAREITEVDVVGIATDHCVRATALDAAREGFRTQVLLDLTAGVAEETTERALEELSAAGVELSGKPVV
- a CDS encoding nicotinate phosphoribosyltransferase codes for the protein MNAADLGLPVDVPSTALFTDHYELTMLQAALKGGAADRRSVFEVFTRRLPEGRRYGVVAGTGRVLDAIENFRFDADVLGFLRERRVVDEPTLEWLASYRFSGAVWGYPEGEVYFPGSPILRVEGSFAECVLLETVILSILNHDSAIAAAASRMASAAGERPLIEMGARRTHELAAVAASRAAYVGGFTTTSDLAAGFRYGIPTVGTSAHAFTLLHDSERDAFQAQVDSLGRGTTLLVDTYDVAEAVRLAVEVAGPELGAVRIDSGDLLLVAHRVRQQLDELGATNTRIIVTSDLDEYAIASLAAAPVDAYGVGTQLVTGSGHPTCSMVYKLVARAESADPKAPLVPVAKKSTGGKTSIGGRKWAARRLDPYGVAEAEVIGLGAVPAELSDRQLLVELVKGGQVLAREPLDVVRDRHAAARANLPLSATQLSRGEAVIPTEYV